The following proteins come from a genomic window of Hymenobacter canadensis:
- a CDS encoding response regulator transcription factor, producing the protein MHILVIEDEPGIARFLKQGLEEEGFAVDVADNGTAGLTQALTGHYDLLLVDWMLPGLTGLELCRQLRATGDTTPLIFLTAKDTVPDTVAGLQAGANDYIKKPFHFEELLERIRVQLRPAPAATGEAERFTVGPIVLDVGTHQVYKDQQEIALTQKEFALLEYLLRHKGKVCRRQSIIENVWDIHFEYNTGVIDVYMNALRKKLGFSKDDDYLQTIRGIGYVARD; encoded by the coding sequence ATGCATATTCTGGTAATCGAAGACGAGCCCGGCATTGCCCGCTTCCTGAAGCAGGGCCTGGAAGAAGAGGGCTTTGCCGTGGACGTGGCCGACAACGGCACCGCCGGCCTGACCCAGGCCCTCACCGGCCACTACGACCTGCTGCTGGTGGATTGGATGCTGCCCGGCCTCACCGGGCTGGAGCTGTGCCGGCAGCTGCGAGCCACCGGCGACACCACGCCCCTGATTTTCCTCACTGCCAAAGACACCGTGCCCGACACCGTGGCGGGCCTGCAGGCCGGCGCCAACGACTACATCAAGAAGCCGTTTCATTTCGAGGAGCTGCTGGAGCGCATCCGGGTGCAGCTGCGCCCGGCACCGGCCGCTACCGGCGAAGCGGAGCGTTTCACGGTCGGCCCCATTGTGCTGGATGTGGGCACGCATCAGGTCTACAAAGACCAGCAGGAAATTGCCCTCACCCAGAAGGAGTTTGCGCTGCTGGAGTACCTGCTCCGCCACAAAGGCAAGGTCTGCCGCCGCCAGAGCATCATCGAAAACGTCTGGGATATTCACTTCGAGTACAACACCGGCGTCATCGACGTGTACATGAATGCGCTCCGTAAAAAGCTGGGTTTCAGCAAAGACGATGACTACCTGCAAACCATCCGCGGCATCGGCTACGTCGCCCGGGATTAG
- a CDS encoding CusA/CzcA family heavy metal efflux RND transporter: protein MLSKIIAASIRNKLMVVLMVVALVGWGGYSALHLPLDAIPDVTNNQVQVITQSSALAAQEVEQLLTVPLELQLRTIPGVTEIRSISRFGLSVITVVFDDEVPTLQTRQLVAEKLTSAQPDLGDNARPQMAPITTGLGEIFQYSIRVKKGYESRYSLSALRDVQDWLVKRQLAGVPGVVDVSSFGGMVRQYEVSVSPDRLNAAGVTMPELFTALQDNNANTGGSYLERGPNAYFIRGEGRVNSLQDIGAIVIKQASQNAPLLVRDVADVRFGHSVRYGAMTRNGQGETVGGIVLMLKGASSEQTIKGVKERVAEIEKTLPAGLEILPFLDRTKLIDKAIETVSRNLLEGAVIVLMVLLVLLGNWRAGLVVASMIPLCMLFALGMMRTFGVSANLMSLGALDFGLIVDGAVIIVEAMIFHIVHFRAQTEHETMDQVAETAATRLMRSALFGQLIILIVYFPILALSGIEGKMFRPMALTVSFAIMGAMLLCLTYVPAVSAWALRKDIKEEGTLADRIMKFLYRGYKPLIEGALRLRGAVVVAAVALLVLAGWLFSRMGGEFIPQLDEGDFAVNVTLAPGSSLSQSIAATTQVQQILLKNFPEVVQVVGKIGTSEIPTDPMSFEDSDQMVILKDQKDWTSAHSREELADKMQQALAGVPGVSMEFQQPIQMRFNELISGAKSDISIKIYGDDLALLFEKANQAAALIRPLAGVGDLKVEQIAALPQLRVTYDRQKMAQYGLRIADLNALLRTSFAGDVAGQVYEGERRYDLVVRLDSASRQGLQDLRNLYVDTPTGQKIPLEEVATVAYRSAPAQISRDDARRRINIGVNVRGRDVQSLVEEIQGRLDKGLKLPAGYTIKYGGAFENLQQAKARLSVVVPISLALIFLLLYLSFQSVKQAALIFTGIPLATIGGILALWLRGMPFSISAGVGFIALFGVAVLNGIVLVASLNELALEGVRNVRERVMRATAERFRPVLLTASVASLGFLPMALSTSAGAEVQKPLATVVIGGLITATLLTLLVLPVLYTFFTNDDEEAPAAEPTSTSPPSPLSRGEGEPDDSEPRRRGSPSPRERGPGGEALALGLALFLLLPFGGFAQTNPAPLAPTGPLTLQQALQTGLSQNLSVQSSALQVQQQRALTRTGYDIPRTVLDYQRGQISGGLIDQSFNVIQQTALPNVYAAQRRLLESQALTAEQRGRVQRRELSQNIRSSYSQLLLTYRRAALLRRQDSLYRRAARAARIRYQVGETNRLEQVSAEARSRELQNRLATTATELAVRQQQLALLLGSGLPAAIDTSASLVAQLSPADTATLSADSNPTLGLLQQEVAQSQLQTRVEQLRRLPDVRVGYFNQTINKERGFQVVQGGISVPLLGGAQKGRIAAARLGEQVAANQLTYATTQLSGQLGQIRQQLARARASVSYYEQYALPQAKLILSTAEKSFRAGDIDYVTYVVNTEPAWQIQQAYLDQVQQYNEYVIALQGLSGAD from the coding sequence ATGCTTTCTAAAATCATAGCCGCCAGTATCCGCAACAAGCTGATGGTGGTGCTGATGGTGGTGGCCCTGGTGGGCTGGGGCGGCTACTCGGCCCTGCACCTGCCCCTCGACGCCATTCCCGACGTGACCAACAACCAGGTGCAGGTCATCACCCAGAGCTCCGCACTGGCGGCGCAGGAAGTGGAGCAGCTGCTCACGGTGCCGCTGGAGCTGCAGCTGCGCACTATTCCCGGCGTCACGGAAATCCGCTCGATTTCCCGCTTCGGGCTGTCGGTGATTACCGTGGTGTTCGACGACGAGGTGCCCACGCTCCAGACCCGGCAGCTGGTGGCCGAGAAGCTGACCTCCGCCCAACCCGACCTTGGCGACAACGCCCGCCCCCAGATGGCCCCGATTACCACCGGCCTGGGCGAGATTTTCCAGTACAGCATCCGGGTGAAGAAGGGCTACGAAAGCCGCTACTCGCTCAGCGCCCTGCGCGACGTGCAGGACTGGCTGGTGAAGCGCCAGCTGGCCGGCGTGCCCGGCGTGGTGGACGTGAGCAGCTTCGGCGGCATGGTGCGCCAGTACGAGGTGAGCGTCAGCCCCGACCGCCTCAACGCGGCCGGCGTAACCATGCCCGAGCTGTTCACGGCCCTGCAGGACAACAACGCCAACACCGGCGGCAGCTACCTGGAGCGCGGCCCCAACGCCTACTTTATCCGGGGCGAAGGCCGCGTGAACTCGCTGCAGGACATCGGCGCCATCGTCATCAAGCAGGCCAGCCAGAACGCGCCACTGCTGGTGCGCGACGTGGCCGATGTGCGCTTCGGGCACTCGGTGCGCTACGGCGCCATGACCCGCAACGGCCAGGGCGAAACCGTGGGCGGCATTGTGCTGATGCTGAAAGGTGCCAGCTCCGAGCAAACCATCAAGGGCGTGAAGGAGCGGGTGGCCGAAATCGAGAAAACCCTGCCGGCCGGCCTGGAAATCCTGCCCTTCCTGGACCGCACCAAGCTCATCGACAAGGCCATCGAAACCGTGAGCCGCAACCTGCTCGAAGGCGCCGTGATTGTGCTGATGGTACTGCTGGTGCTGCTCGGCAACTGGCGCGCCGGGCTGGTGGTAGCCTCCATGATTCCGCTGTGCATGCTGTTTGCGCTGGGCATGATGCGCACGTTCGGCGTGTCGGCCAACCTAATGAGTTTAGGCGCGCTGGACTTCGGGCTGATCGTTGATGGGGCCGTGATTATCGTGGAAGCCATGATCTTCCACATCGTGCACTTCCGGGCCCAGACCGAGCACGAAACCATGGACCAGGTGGCCGAAACGGCCGCCACCCGCCTCATGCGCTCGGCCTTGTTCGGGCAGCTCATCATCCTCATCGTGTACTTCCCCATTCTGGCTTTGAGCGGCATCGAGGGCAAGATGTTCCGGCCCATGGCCCTGACCGTGAGCTTCGCCATTATGGGCGCCATGCTGCTGTGCCTCACCTACGTGCCGGCCGTGTCGGCGTGGGCCCTGCGCAAAGACATCAAGGAGGAAGGCACCCTCGCCGACCGCATCATGAAGTTTCTGTACCGCGGCTACAAGCCCCTGATTGAGGGCGCCCTGCGGCTGCGCGGGGCGGTGGTGGTAGCGGCCGTGGCCCTGCTGGTGCTGGCCGGCTGGCTGTTTTCGCGCATGGGCGGCGAGTTTATTCCACAGCTCGATGAAGGCGACTTCGCCGTAAACGTCACGCTGGCCCCCGGCTCGTCGCTGAGCCAGAGCATTGCCGCCACCACCCAGGTGCAGCAGATTCTGCTGAAGAACTTCCCTGAGGTGGTGCAGGTGGTAGGCAAAATCGGCACTTCCGAAATCCCCACCGACCCCATGTCGTTTGAAGACTCCGACCAGATGGTGATTCTCAAAGACCAGAAAGACTGGACCTCGGCGCACTCCCGCGAGGAGCTGGCCGACAAGATGCAGCAGGCCCTGGCCGGCGTGCCGGGCGTGAGCATGGAGTTTCAGCAGCCCATTCAGATGCGCTTCAACGAGCTGATTTCGGGGGCCAAGTCAGATATCAGCATCAAAATCTATGGTGACGACTTAGCGCTACTCTTCGAGAAGGCCAACCAGGCCGCCGCCCTCATCCGCCCGCTGGCCGGCGTCGGCGACCTGAAAGTGGAGCAGATTGCGGCCCTGCCGCAACTGCGCGTGACTTATGACCGCCAGAAAATGGCTCAGTACGGCCTGCGCATCGCCGACCTGAACGCGCTGCTGCGCACCTCGTTTGCCGGCGACGTGGCCGGCCAAGTGTACGAAGGCGAGCGGCGCTACGACCTGGTGGTGCGCCTCGACAGCGCCAGCCGCCAGGGCCTGCAGGACCTGCGCAACCTCTACGTGGATACGCCAACGGGCCAGAAAATCCCGCTGGAGGAAGTGGCCACCGTGGCCTACCGCAGCGCCCCGGCTCAGATTTCGCGCGACGACGCCCGCCGCCGCATCAACATCGGGGTGAACGTGCGCGGCCGCGACGTGCAGAGCCTGGTGGAGGAAATTCAGGGCCGGCTGGACAAGGGCCTGAAGCTGCCCGCCGGCTACACCATCAAATACGGCGGCGCCTTCGAGAACCTGCAGCAGGCCAAGGCCCGCCTGAGTGTGGTGGTGCCCATTTCGCTGGCTTTGATTTTCCTGCTGCTTTATCTGTCGTTTCAGTCGGTGAAGCAGGCGGCCCTGATTTTTACGGGTATTCCGCTGGCCACTATCGGCGGCATTCTGGCGCTGTGGCTGCGCGGGATGCCGTTCAGCATTTCGGCCGGCGTGGGCTTTATTGCGCTGTTTGGGGTGGCCGTGCTCAACGGCATCGTGCTGGTGGCCAGCCTCAACGAGCTGGCCCTGGAAGGCGTGCGCAACGTGCGCGAGCGGGTCATGCGGGCCACCGCCGAGCGGTTCCGGCCGGTGCTGCTCACGGCTTCAGTAGCCTCGCTGGGCTTCCTGCCGATGGCCCTGAGCACCTCGGCCGGCGCCGAGGTGCAGAAGCCGCTGGCTACCGTCGTCATCGGTGGGCTGATTACGGCCACGCTGCTCACGCTGCTGGTGCTGCCGGTACTCTACACCTTCTTTACGAATGACGACGAGGAGGCGCCGGCTGCCGAGCCAACTAGCACCTCACCCCCCAGCCCCCTCTCCCGTGGAGAGGGGGAGCCGGACGATTCAGAACCGCGCCGCCGTGGCTCCCCCTCTCCACGGGAGAGGGGGCCGGGGGGTGAGGCCCTGGCGCTAGGCCTAGCGTTGTTCCTCCTGCTGCCCTTCGGCGGCTTCGCCCAAACCAACCCCGCGCCGCTCGCCCCTACCGGCCCGCTTACCCTGCAGCAGGCGCTGCAAACCGGCCTCAGCCAGAACCTGTCGGTGCAGTCTTCGGCGCTGCAGGTGCAGCAGCAGCGGGCCCTCACCCGCACCGGCTACGACATTCCGCGCACCGTGCTCGACTACCAACGGGGCCAGATTTCGGGTGGCCTGATTGACCAGAGCTTCAACGTCATTCAGCAAACCGCCCTGCCCAACGTGTATGCCGCCCAGCGCCGTTTGCTGGAAAGCCAGGCCCTCACGGCCGAGCAGCGCGGCCGGGTGCAGCGCCGCGAGCTAAGCCAGAACATCCGCAGCAGCTACTCGCAGTTGCTGCTGACGTACCGCCGCGCTGCCCTGCTGCGCCGCCAGGACAGCCTCTACCGCCGGGCCGCCCGCGCCGCCCGCATCCGCTACCAGGTGGGCGAAACCAACCGTTTGGAGCAGGTATCGGCTGAGGCCCGCTCGCGGGAGCTGCAGAACCGGCTGGCCACCACGGCCACCGAGTTGGCCGTGCGCCAACAGCAGTTGGCGCTATTGCTGGGAAGCGGCTTGCCCGCCGCCATCGACACCAGCGCCAGCCTCGTGGCCCAGCTCAGCCCCGCCGATACGGCCACCCTTTCTGCCGACTCCAACCCCACCCTGGGCTTGCTGCAGCAGGAAGTGGCCCAGAGCCAGCTGCAGACCCGCGTGGAGCAGCTGCGCCGCCTGCCCGACGTGCGGGTGGGCTATTTCAACCAGACCATCAACAAGGAGCGCGGCTTCCAGGTGGTGCAAGGCGGCATTTCGGTGCCGCTGCTGGGCGGCGCGCAGAAGGGCCGCATTGCGGCGGCCCGCCTCGGCGAGCAGGTGGCCGCCAACCAGCTCACCTACGCCACCACCCAGCTGTCCGGCCAGCTGGGCCAGATCCGGCAGCAGCTTGCACGCGCCCGCGCCTCCGTCAGCTACTACGAGCAATATGCTTTGCCTCAGGCGAAACTCATCCTGAGCACCGCTGAGAAGAGCTTCCGGGCCGGCGACATCGACTACGTGACCTACGTGGTGAACACCGAGCCGGCCTGGCAGATCCAGCAGGCCTACCTCGACCAGGTGCAGCAGTACAACGAGTACGTCATTGCCCTGCAGGGCCTCAGCGGCGCCGACTGA
- a CDS encoding FAD:protein FMN transferase, whose product MLALGSLLAGACPTHAQTSAAGKVPATSTPAKARNFTRSARLMGSHFTFTAVSDDDSLAWRAVRAGIREGQRIDRLCSYWDSTSQITQINRAAGLRPVVVDQEVYDLIQRTLKLSALSDGAFDITFAGGEKIYKFDKQEHAALPAPAVVQASVRRIDYRKVLLDPATHSVMLQDKGMRLNLAGILQGYGVRRAQALMRQMGIRGGLINGSGDVSCWGRQADGSLWRIAIGDPAYPQSVSSWLTVTDVAVVTAGNYEQYFTVKGQYYGHIIDPKTGYPATGLRSVTIICPDVELADGLDEVVFVKGPEAGLAFINKLKGVDCTLITNDGRTLASKGMALNYYSTQPTKAATPTP is encoded by the coding sequence GTGTTGGCCCTCGGCAGCCTGCTGGCCGGCGCCTGCCCAACTCACGCGCAAACGTCGGCGGCGGGGAAGGTGCCGGCCACAAGCACGCCGGCCAAGGCGCGCAACTTCACCCGCTCGGCCCGCCTGATGGGCTCGCACTTCACGTTCACGGCCGTCTCCGACGACGACTCGCTGGCGTGGCGGGCGGTGCGGGCCGGCATCCGGGAGGGGCAGCGCATCGACCGGCTGTGCTCCTACTGGGATTCCACCTCGCAGATCACCCAGATCAACCGCGCGGCGGGGCTGCGGCCGGTGGTGGTCGACCAGGAAGTGTACGACCTGATTCAGCGCACGCTCAAGCTCTCCGCCCTCAGCGACGGCGCGTTTGATATCACCTTCGCCGGCGGCGAGAAGATCTATAAGTTTGATAAGCAGGAGCACGCCGCTTTGCCGGCGCCCGCCGTGGTGCAGGCCTCCGTGCGCCGCATCGACTACCGCAAGGTGCTGCTCGACCCGGCCACGCACTCCGTGATGCTGCAGGACAAGGGCATGCGCCTGAACCTAGCCGGCATCCTGCAGGGCTACGGGGTGCGCCGCGCCCAGGCCCTGATGCGGCAGATGGGCATTCGGGGCGGCCTTATCAACGGCTCCGGCGACGTGTCGTGCTGGGGGCGGCAGGCCGACGGCTCGCTGTGGCGCATTGCCATCGGCGACCCGGCCTACCCGCAATCGGTGTCGTCGTGGCTGACGGTGACCGACGTGGCCGTGGTGACGGCCGGCAACTACGAGCAGTATTTCACGGTGAAAGGCCAGTACTACGGCCACATCATCGACCCCAAAACCGGCTATCCGGCCACCGGCCTGCGCTCAGTCACCATCATCTGCCCCGATGTGGAGCTGGCCGACGGCCTCGACGAAGTAGTGTTCGTGAAAGGCCCCGAAGCCGGCCTGGCCTTCATCAACAAGCTCAAAGGGGTGGACTGCACGCTCATCACCAACGACGGCCGCACCCTGGCATCCAAGGGCATGGCCCTCAACTACTACTCCACGCAGCCCACCAAAGCCGCTACTCCAACGCCATGA
- a CDS encoding ubiquinol-cytochrome c reductase iron-sulfur subunit, producing MDRKEFLQLFGMGATALVASACLGGCGSKSSDPAPTPATNVDFTVDLAASSSADLNDDAKGYIYGPNRDVIVAKTTAGAYVAFQAPCPHQGTSVYFNQSQSRFICPNHNAVFTVGGAVVSGPVSQGLKQYTVVQTGTSLRITG from the coding sequence ATGGACCGCAAAGAATTCCTGCAGCTTTTTGGCATGGGCGCCACGGCCCTGGTGGCTTCGGCGTGCCTGGGCGGCTGCGGCAGCAAAAGCAGCGACCCGGCCCCCACTCCGGCCACCAACGTCGACTTCACCGTGGACCTGGCGGCCAGCAGCAGCGCCGACCTCAACGACGACGCCAAAGGTTACATCTACGGCCCCAACCGCGACGTGATAGTGGCCAAGACCACGGCCGGCGCCTACGTTGCCTTCCAGGCGCCCTGCCCCCACCAAGGCACCAGCGTGTACTTCAACCAAAGCCAGAGCCGCTTCATCTGCCCCAACCACAACGCCGTGTTTACGGTGGGGGGCGCCGTGGTGAGCGGGCCGGTATCGCAGGGCCTCAAGCAGTACACCGTGGTGCAGACCGGCACGTCCCTGCGCATCACGGGCTAG
- a CDS encoding efflux RND transporter periplasmic adaptor subunit, translating to MKSVSSSLTLFLLMPTLAGLLAACNGGASTEADAAAPPAPPAAPANPDLVTISAAQARAAGITLGGFTRQNMASEVMANGIIDVPPQNMVSISAVLGGYVQQVKVLPGQFVKKGAVVAVLRHPDYIKLQQDYLQSRARSRFLSQDLERQRILDVEDVGAKRKLQQAQADYATEQASQRSLAAQLAQLNISASRLAASGQIQPTVTLTTPLGGYVKTVGINPGQFVNPQDVLVEVVDRSDLHLQLKVFERDIARVQLGQPILFTVPARGATGPVLRARIFLVGKAFDDNARTVAVHAHLEGNDADNLLPGQYVAARIQTAGQRVRTLPEDAIIQAGEVSYAYVQTAATDSTATFRRFRLKPGTTAHGDVAVTPLQTLRDTLRVVQHGAYFLAAEQGKGQGDE from the coding sequence ATGAAATCCGTTTCTTCTTCCCTGACGCTCTTTTTGCTGATGCCAACGCTGGCGGGCCTGCTGGCCGCCTGCAACGGCGGCGCTTCCACCGAAGCCGATGCCGCTGCGCCGCCCGCCCCGCCGGCCGCTCCCGCCAACCCCGACCTGGTCACGATTTCCGCCGCTCAGGCCCGGGCCGCGGGCATCACGCTGGGCGGGTTTACGCGCCAGAACATGGCCTCCGAGGTGATGGCCAACGGCATCATCGACGTGCCGCCGCAGAACATGGTATCTATTTCGGCGGTGCTGGGCGGCTATGTGCAGCAGGTGAAGGTGCTGCCCGGCCAGTTCGTGAAAAAAGGCGCGGTAGTGGCCGTGCTGCGCCACCCCGACTATATCAAGCTGCAGCAGGACTACCTGCAGAGCCGGGCCCGCTCCCGCTTTCTGAGCCAGGACCTGGAGCGCCAGCGCATTCTGGATGTGGAAGACGTGGGGGCCAAGCGCAAGCTGCAGCAGGCCCAGGCCGACTACGCCACCGAGCAGGCCAGCCAACGCAGCCTGGCCGCCCAGCTGGCCCAGCTCAACATCTCGGCCAGCCGCCTGGCTGCCTCCGGCCAGATTCAGCCCACCGTCACGCTCACCACGCCGCTGGGCGGCTACGTGAAAACCGTGGGCATCAACCCCGGCCAGTTCGTGAACCCCCAGGACGTGCTGGTGGAGGTGGTGGACCGCTCCGACCTGCACCTGCAGCTGAAGGTGTTTGAGCGCGACATTGCCCGCGTGCAGCTGGGCCAGCCCATTCTGTTTACGGTGCCGGCCCGCGGGGCTACCGGCCCGGTGCTGCGGGCGCGCATTTTCCTGGTGGGCAAGGCCTTCGACGACAACGCCCGCACCGTGGCCGTGCACGCCCATCTCGAAGGCAACGACGCCGACAACCTGCTGCCGGGCCAGTACGTGGCCGCCCGCATCCAGACGGCCGGCCAGCGCGTGCGCACCCTGCCCGAAGATGCCATCATTCAGGCCGGGGAGGTGAGCTACGCCTATGTGCAGACCGCCGCCACCGACAGCACCGCCACCTTCCGGCGCTTCAGGCTCAAGCCCGGCACCACGGCCCACGGCGACGTGGCGGTGACGCCGCTGCAGACCCTGCGCGACACGCTGCGGGTGGTGCAACACGGCGCCTACTTTCTGGCCGCCGAGCAGGGCAAGGGCCAAGGCGACGAATAG
- a CDS encoding DUF4266 domain-containing protein, which translates to MTNSMTLPNLARLTLGGLLLAGGSGLSSCVSVAAYQKVYLNDEDMKLSNKRIEVYETNFQSYREGAGGANGGKVGGGCGCN; encoded by the coding sequence ATGACCAATTCCATGACTCTTCCCAACCTTGCCCGGCTGACGCTGGGCGGCCTGCTGCTGGCCGGCGGCAGCGGCCTGAGCAGCTGCGTTTCGGTAGCTGCTTACCAGAAAGTGTACCTCAACGACGAGGACATGAAGCTGAGCAATAAGCGCATTGAGGTGTACGAAACCAACTTCCAGAGCTACCGCGAAGGCGCCGGCGGGGCCAACGGCGGCAAAGTGGGCGGCGGCTGCGGCTGCAACTGA
- a CDS encoding thioredoxin family protein: protein MRFPALCLSALLITVGARAQAQTAPASWNTDLTAAMQQAKATNKPVLAVFSGSDWCKPCIMLKQEVFDKPEFEQFAKDKFVLARFDFPRSKKNKLPATQTKINEQAAAQLNKEGAFPLVVLLSPEGKVLAKTGYRPGGATAYDAYLSQLLAKK from the coding sequence ATGCGCTTCCCTGCCCTTTGCCTCTCCGCTCTGCTGATCACCGTTGGTGCCCGGGCCCAGGCCCAGACGGCTCCCGCTTCCTGGAACACCGATCTGACGGCCGCCATGCAGCAGGCCAAAGCCACCAACAAGCCCGTGCTGGCCGTTTTTTCGGGCTCCGACTGGTGCAAGCCCTGCATCATGCTTAAGCAGGAAGTGTTCGATAAGCCGGAGTTCGAGCAGTTTGCCAAAGACAAATTCGTGCTGGCCCGCTTCGATTTCCCGCGCAGCAAGAAAAACAAGCTGCCCGCCACCCAGACCAAAATCAACGAGCAGGCCGCGGCTCAACTCAACAAGGAAGGCGCATTTCCGCTGGTGGTGCTGCTCTCGCCCGAGGGCAAGGTGCTGGCCAAAACCGGCTACCGCCCCGGCGGCGCCACTGCCTACGACGCCTACCTCTCGCAACTGCTGGCTAAAAAATAA
- a CDS encoding sensor histidine kinase encodes MPFTFKNRIALHYILATALLVAVVYGVVYGVVKNQVYAELDGSLRFEVAKHMRELVVDGGRMRFARKQEWQEREHREVQVNPVFIQVADLQGRATDRSPNLNSARLEFDPAADGHSPLNAQLRGAAIRQLQEPVLRSGRPVGYLLAAVSSESARHVLRSLETVLLGSFPVVLLVLFGIARLLAGRSISPIAAITATTNRITQSNLAERIALPPRPDELHTLASAINRLLERMEKAVVREKQFTADASHELRTPLAVLKGTLEVLVRKPRSAAEYVENITLSIQEINRLTHLVDQLLLLARFDSAPQAEHRQELPVLSSVHDVLHRRRAALEARRIRVDVQDADTPPIHSDPYLVDLILDNLLDNAVKYSPAGSTITVALAEAGARQRCTISDQGIGIRPEDLGRIFDPLYRSDALAHKEIGGTGLGLSIVARACALLAIELAVASELGRGTTFTLLFPAE; translated from the coding sequence ATGCCCTTCACCTTCAAAAACCGGATTGCGCTGCACTACATACTAGCTACGGCGCTGCTGGTGGCGGTGGTGTATGGCGTGGTGTATGGCGTGGTGAAAAACCAGGTGTATGCGGAGCTGGATGGCAGCCTGCGCTTCGAGGTGGCCAAGCACATGCGGGAGCTGGTGGTGGATGGCGGCCGGATGCGGTTTGCCCGCAAGCAGGAGTGGCAGGAGCGGGAGCACCGCGAAGTGCAGGTGAATCCGGTGTTTATTCAGGTGGCCGACCTGCAGGGCCGCGCCACGGACCGCTCGCCCAACCTCAACAGCGCCCGCCTGGAGTTCGACCCGGCCGCTGACGGCCACAGCCCGCTGAACGCGCAGCTGCGCGGGGCGGCCATCCGGCAGCTGCAGGAGCCGGTGCTGCGCAGCGGCCGGCCGGTGGGCTACCTGCTGGCGGCCGTTTCCTCGGAGTCGGCGCGGCACGTGCTGCGGAGCCTGGAAACGGTGCTGCTGGGCTCATTTCCGGTGGTGCTGCTGGTGCTGTTTGGCATTGCGCGGCTGCTGGCGGGGCGCAGTATTTCGCCCATTGCGGCCATCACGGCCACCACCAACCGCATCACTCAGAGCAACCTGGCCGAGCGCATTGCCCTGCCGCCCCGCCCCGACGAGCTGCACACGCTGGCCTCGGCCATCAACCGGCTGCTGGAACGCATGGAAAAAGCCGTGGTCCGCGAAAAACAGTTCACGGCCGACGCTTCGCACGAGCTGCGCACACCGCTGGCCGTGCTCAAGGGCACGCTGGAAGTGCTGGTGCGCAAGCCCCGCAGCGCCGCCGAGTACGTCGAGAATATCACGCTCAGCATTCAGGAAATCAACCGTCTCACGCACCTCGTGGACCAGCTGCTGCTGCTGGCCCGCTTCGACAGCGCCCCCCAGGCTGAGCACCGCCAAGAGCTGCCCGTGCTCAGTAGCGTGCACGATGTGCTGCACCGCCGCCGCGCCGCCCTGGAGGCCCGCCGCATCCGGGTCGACGTGCAGGACGCCGACACGCCGCCCATCCACTCCGACCCCTACTTGGTGGATTTGATTCTGGACAACCTGCTGGACAACGCCGTGAAATACTCGCCGGCCGGCTCCACCATCACGGTGGCGCTGGCCGAGGCCGGCGCCCGCCAGCGCTGCACCATCTCCGACCAGGGCATCGGCATCCGGCCCGAAGACCTGGGCCGCATCTTCGACCCGCTGTACCGCTCCGACGCCTTGGCGCACAAGGAAATTGGGGGCACCGGGCTGGGCCTGTCCATCGTGGCCCGGGCCTGCGCGCTGCTGGCCATTGAGCTGGCCGTGGCCAGTGAGTTGGGGCGCGGCACTACGTTCACGCTGCTGTTTCCGGCAGAATAA